The genome window GTGAAGAAGGTAAAAATATAGATATTTCAGGGAAAAATGGTTCTGAAAGCAAAAAAACAGCACCTAGTCCGAAAGAATTGGTATTGCAAGGAATGGCTTCTTGTACTGCAATCGATGTCATTAGCACTTTAAAAAAAATGCGCCAAGTTGTTGAGTCTTTTACCGTTGAATGCTCTGCTGCGCAAACAGAAATACATCCTAAAATATTCAAAGAATCTACTCTAACTTATAAACTTACAGGAAAAAATTTAGAGATAGAAAAAGTTATTCATTGTATTTTTTTAAGCTTCACAAAGTATTGCGGAGTCCATGCTATTTTAGAAAAATCTGGATGTAATATAAAACCACAAATTTTTATTAATGATAAATTAATAGATCTTTGGGATCCTCAAAATAAAACGCAAATAAAATTGCAAGAATGGTATGAAAATTTTGGCAAAAATTGTTCAAAAGGTGTAGCTTTAGTTATAGGCACTTCAAGAGGAATTGGAAAAGAATTAGTTTTTAAACTTGAAAAAGAAGGATACGCTGTTCTTCCTGCTGGACGCACTAGTTTTAACTTTGAAAATGAAAATATTTTTGACTCTTTATTTTTAGATATTACAAAACCCTATACAACTGATTATGTAAAAAATTTACTAATAAAAACAAAAATAAAAATATCTTTACTGGTTCAAAATGCTGGAATATCTTCTACTGACTTGGTTCAAGATGATGTAAATGCTTTGCAGCTTACAATGCATGAATTAAGACATGTTTACGATACAAATGTTTTTGGAATAATTGAATCAACTAATAATTTAATCTCAGTTTTAGAAGCAAGTGCAAAAGTTATTTTAGTTTCAAGTACAATGGCATTAAGAGAAAGAGATTCCTTTTTAACATCTGTTTACCGAATGACTAAAAGGACAATCAACCAATATGTGAGACAAGCAGCAATGCAAATAACCCATGAGCAAAGAGATGTATCTATTTTTGCTTTGCATCCAGGGAGTGTAAAAACAGATTTAAACCCATCAGGTAAAATTTCTGTAGAAGAAAGTACTACGCAAATTATGGAAATTTTAGCAGATAATTTTGCTCTAAATTTAAAGAATAATAATGGTGAGTTTTGGATTTATGATACTGAAGCAAAAACTTGGAAAATAAAATTTTAGTCTTGCAAAAGAATTTTTTGTTTGAGGAGTGAGGAATGCAATCAGCAGGGTTATTAATTACAGGAAATGAAGTTCTATCTGCGAAAACAAAAGATACAAATGGTCCTTTTATGGGAATGCATTTAAGAAAAATAGGAATGGCAGTTACAGCATCGATGATGTGTGGAGATAACGAAACGGAGTTACTAGATTGTTTAGATTATTTAGCAAAGAAATCTGATGTAATATTAATGACAGGTGGTTTGGGCCCAACATCAGATGATTTAACTGCACAAGTTGTAGCAAAATTCTTTGGAATTTCTACTGAATTTAATACTGAAGCATGGAATTCTTGTACAGATTTTTTTATTAAAGCAGGTAGGAAAGAAATCCCGGAAAGTAATAAAAAACAAGCATTTTTACCTAAAAATTGCAATTTAATACCTAATGAATTAGGCACTGCTGTTGGTTTTGTTGTTGCTGGCGAGAAAAATGGAAAACGTATAAAAGTTTTTAGTATGCCAGGAGTACCATATGAAATGGAAAAAATGTTTCTTCGACATGTTTTACCAGAGCTTGAGGATAAATCTTTTTTTCCAGTTGTAAAATATTGGCAAGTTTTTTTTATGGGTGAATCTTTTATGCAAAATGCTATTAATACAGCAGAAAAAAACTTACAATTACGGTTTCCTAATTCTTCTGTATCTTATCAAGCTCATCCCTATTATGTTTCCTATTCTGTAACTATTTTCGCAGATAGTGTTGAAAAAAAACAAAATTATGAAGAATTTTTAAATAATGAATTCAATTATGAAGTTGAAAAGGCTTTTCAGGATAATATTTTATTTTCTGAAGATAAAAAAGTATCTGTTTATTTATATGAAAAGTTGAAGCAAAATAAATTATCAATATCTTTTATCGAAAATACAAATTGTGGATTTCTTAGTAAAGAATTTTCACAATTTTCAAATGATTTTGATGTTTTTAAAGGTGGGTTAGTTTATCCATCTGCATCTTTCATAACTAGTATCTTAAATTTGCCGAGTAATATTTCTATTTTGTCTGTTTCTGAACCTGAACAATATCTTGCTGAAGTTGCACTAAGAATGCTAACATTAAGTCATTCAAAAATATGTCTTGCTGAAATAGGTACGTTAAAAGAATTAAATAATGAAAATAAACAAGAATTAGCATCATTTAATTTTGTTCTTGCCTTCACAAAAAATAACTTTTTTGATTTTGAACAAATTGCAAAAACATTGTCTGTCTATGGGTGGAGATTTTTAGATTCATATTCAGTAAAAGATTATTTTATTTTTGGCTGTCAGATAAAAAATAATGCGAGACATTCAAGAGAAATTCAACAAACTAGAGCCTCGTTATTTTTGCTCTGTTCACTAGCGAAAATTTTAAGTAACCCATAAGTATTGCTATATTGATAGTCATGTATTAAATAAATTTTGCTATGTAATGATTCATAAATCCCTAAATATTGCTATGTAGTTAATCATAAATAAAATAAAATATTGTCAAAACAAGAAAAACTTGCTAGGTTTTTATTGATAATAAATATTATTATCATTTATCTTTTCTATTACCGAGAATTTTATGAACCATATACATGCTAAAGAAATAAATTTTTCATATTCAAATGAAACATTTTTAAAAAATATTTCCTTAACTATCCAAGCTGGCAAAATGATTTCTATTATAGGTCCAAATGGTTCGGGAAAATCTACTTTAGTAAAATTGCTAGCAGCCTCAATTCTGCCACAAAGTGGACATGTTTTTTTAAATGAGTTGCCAATTTTGAAAATGAAACGGAAAGAACTTGCAAAAAAAATTGCATATTTATCTCAATCACCTGTAGCTCCTGATGATTTAACAGTTCGGCAGTTGGTTCAATATGGGCGTTATGCGCATCAATCTTATTTTAAAAATACAAAGAATAATGATGAAAATATTGTTAATTGGGCTTTACAAGTAACAGGACTAACAAATTTTGCTGAAAATTGTGTTTTTGAACTTTCTGGTGGGCAAAGACAACGCGCCTGGATAGGTATGGCTTTAGCACAAAATAGTCAATGTTTATTTTTAGATGAACTTACGACTTATTTAGATATAAGGCATCAAATTGAAATTTTAAATTTATTAAAAAATATTAATCAGGAACAAAAGAAAACTATTGTTATGGTACATCATGATTTAAATCACGCCATTCATTATTCTGAGGAAATAATTGTTATGGCTGATGGGAAAATAAAAGCTTTTGATAAGGTGCAAAATATTTTAGAAAGTAAAATACTAAATTCTGTATTTAATATTGAATTTAAATGTTTTTTTGATCAAAATAAAAGGCCAATATTATTTTATTCACATACTGTAGCATAGGGCATTATGGCAGAAAATTTAAAGTTACTTATGTTTTAAAAAATTAATTATGTTTACTAGTTTTTTTTAAAAGAAAGAGAAAGTAAGGAACTCCTAAAATGATTGTAATAAGCCCAACTGGAATTTCATAAGGAGGGTAAATTATTCGGCCAAAAAAATCAGCCAATAGTGTAATGCTTGCTCCAATAAAAGCAGAACCAATTAAATTAAATTTATGTTGACTTCCGAAAAGTAATTTTGAAATATTAGGTGAAATAAGTCCAATAAAACCTAAACTACCACATCCAGAAACTGCAACTGCTGATAAACCTAGTGCCAAAAAGATATAATATAATTTCCATGGTAACGGTGAGAAGCCCAAATTTTTAGAATCTGTATCCTTTAAAAGTAAGAGATCAAGTTTTTTTAGAAAAAGAAAAGTTAGGAAAAGAAAACAGCAACCTGGAATAAAAATTTGCTCGATGAGTTCCCAACTTGAATGGTATAATGTACCAGTAATAAATTTAAGTATTGCACTAAATTTTTCATCTGTCTGCATAACTAAAAATTGGCAAAGAGCTTTAAATAAAACTCCGCAAGCTATTCCCACAATTATTAAGCGTATTTGTAAAATTTGTTTTTTTTCTAGAGTAAAAATTATTGCTAAAAGAAAACCTAAGATAGCACCAAAAATAGAAAAATAAATATTAGGAAATGCAAAAAATTTAGAAAGATAAAAAGTATTTATTAAAATAAAAAATGAACTTGCCGAATTAATACCAAGAATATCTGGAGCTGCCATGGGATTATGAAATACACTTTGCAAAATACTTCCAGAAACTGCAAAAAGAATTCCACAAAAAGCACCAATAATGATTCTTGGTAACCTGACATCGTGAAGAATAAAAAAAGATTGATCAACGTTGTTTTTTTCAATTAGAACCATAAAAATATTTTTTAAAGAATAATTCACTATCCCAAATTTTAAAGATATTATTGAAATAAAGATTAAAAATAACAAATATATCATGATAAAAATTATTTTATTGGATTTAGTTCTAAGCATTTTTTTTGTGCTGCTTTAATTTAGAGGTTAATATTAAAATAGGCGCTCCAATTACTGCAATTAGTAGTCCAATAGCTACTTCTTTTTCTGCAAATAAATATTTCATTAAACTATCGCAAATTAAGATAAAAATTGCTCCAAATAAAGCAATAAATGGTGCAAGAAAATATGGATTTTGACCTACTACCATTTTACTAAAATGATTAATAATTAATGGTAAAAAAAGAATAGGTCCAATTAATGCAACAGAAAATGAACTTAAAATTACAGTTAAAAAAAGAAAAAATCCTATATTGAATTTATAATTAAATCCTACCGAATGAGCTGTTGTTTTTCCAAATGAAAGAAGGTGCAAATTTTTTAAATTTAAAAAATTTAATATTAAAACTAGTATAGTAGGAAGAGATGTCCATTTTAAAAGTTCCCAAGATGATCCTGCTAATGAGCCATTTAAATTTATTAATATAACACCTGATCTTGTGGGTAAAAAAATTAAAATAGCTTGAATAAGAGCATAAAATAGTGCATTTATTGCTTGACCTGCTAAAATAAATTTTAATGGTGTCAAACCAACTTTATTTGCAATATAAAAAATAAAAGCTGTAGCAATTCCTCCGCCAATTACAGAGAAAGATAAATAAATTATTGGATGGCAAAAAGGATAAAATGCTAGTGTTAAAACAATGCCAAGTCCAGCTCCTTGATTTATTCCTAATAAGCTTGGACAGGCCATTGGATTTTGGCTAATGAACTGTAAGTTCATTCCAGCAATTCCTAACGCTGAACCAACTAAACAAGCAGTGATTGCTCTTGGTAACCTTGTATCAAATATTAAGCGACTTTCTAGTTTATCTGAAGGGAAAAATAAATTTTCTATTACTTCTTTAAAAGGTAATTTAATAGGACCTAAAGACAAGGCAATAATGAAAAAAGAAATTAATAATAATACTAAAATAAGATATATTAAAAAAACATATTTCTTACTTGATAAAACTTGCAAGGGAGAGTCCTAAACATAAAAGAATTACAGAAAATTTTTGGAATAACGACAATCGTTCCTTATGAATTATGTATGAGAGAGCTACTATTACAAGACTTCGTGCAGAAAAAATTAATGCAACTAAACTAGTTGGCCCTGTTAACAAAGCTTGTGAATATAAATATAACCCTAAACCAGAGCATAAACCTGTTACAAGACCATACCAAACGGCATGATATCTATTTTTTTCTTTAAAAATATTAATCAAATATCTTAAGTTATAACTTTTATAACTTGATTTTTTATTAGCTAAAAATAATCTTTTTTCCTTTATAATAATAGCAGTAGAAGAAAGAATAAAACAAAAAATGTAAGAGTATAGCAAAACAATCGTATTATTTAAATTTAATTCTTGTGTAATTTTTAATCCACCCTCTCTAAGAAATAGAAAGAAAGATCCCAAAATTACCCACAAAAACCATTTATTTTCTTTAATAACTAACTTTTCATTTGGGTCTATTTTTACGATTATTATAGCGGCAAACAAAGTAACAATAATAGCAATTTTAATACTGTCAATTTCTTCATGGTAGACAAAAACTGACATTAGTATAATCAAAGGAATATTTAAACTTAGCATAGGAGCTGTTAAACTTGCAGGCCCTACTTCAAGCGCCTTTATAACAAACCAGTTGCCATAAAATGATCCTAAACCTATTAAAACTGCCCAAACATATAAAAAAATGTTAGTTGAAAAATATAGTTCTTTATAACACTGGGTATAAAAAAAGATGCCTCCAGCTAAATAAAGTCCCCATAGCAAATATTGGTCTATTTGGTTTCGCATTGTAGATGATTTCATAACTACACTTGCAAATCCAAAAATGATTGCACTAAAAATTGCTTCTGTTATCCACATTTATGAAATTCTCTGAGGTGAGATTCTCTAATAATACGTCCTTTTTCAAAATAGTTTGTATTATTTAATACTGAGGAAATTTCGATAATATTTCGCATTGCGGAACATTTAACTCCTAATTGTTCTCCTATTGTTAACCAAGGAACTAGTGAGTAAGGAACATCTTCCGTGATGTAGCGATGATTAATCGCCATTGGGCAAAAAGTTTTTTTGTTATGGATAGGAGAAAATTTATAAAAATCATAAATATTTTTAAATGAAAGATTGTAATATTCATTCATAACTTCATAAAATTTAGGTAGATTTAAATTTAATTTATTTCCAATTTCTATTCTTTCATAGTCTAATTTTTCAAGAAAAGATGCTGTTTCTTTAGTTATTCCATCTTTATAAAAATAGAACTCTAAATTATTTCCTATTCTACCTGCATTAAATAATACATTTGAAGGATGAGTTACACCGCACGGATCATACAATCCAACTTCAACAAAACTTGACATAACTCTTAAATTACTTGGAAAGAAATTATTTAAGATATTTGCAACTTCAGAACTTAAATTATGATTGAAAGACGCCAGTCCCATTGATTGTTTTATTGAAACTATATTTGCTTGTCCGGGGGATTCGCTTCTGCAAGCATAAGGAAAAGAAGTAACATCGGCTATTATAATATTTTTATCCCAATTTGAACGATTTAATATTTCTTTTTGAAAAATTCCTGAAAATTGCGCAGATAAATTAACTACGATATGATTTTCCTTTAAGAAAGGAAGTAAATTTATAAATATTGATTCGTGTGCCACTACTGGCAAACAAATAAATATAATTTCAGTATCTTTTACTGCCAAATTCAGGTCTGTTGTAATAATATTTAGTTTTCCGAATCCTTCAACAGCTCCTTGACAATCAATTCCACCCTTCGAATTTACAATGTGAATACCACCTAAGTGGTTAGGATGGGCGTATAAGTTAACAGATAATCCAAGTAGAGCCAAATGGCCTGCTAATGCTTGCCCACCATGCCCACACCCTATAACGGCTATATTTTTCATTTTTGCCTCTGCTTATCTTGGAGAGATGTAGTTATTTAAAAATAACTACATCTCTAAGTTATACTTATGCTTCTTAATTTAATTTTGCTTTTTTACTTTGTGGGATAGCTTCTAAAAAACCTGAAGTTTCAGCCTCTTTATACATAATTTCCATTGCTTCAATACCATGAGTTTTCGCCCAAACATTTCTATCCAAGAAATAAATTTGATTTTCTTTTAAAGCCCTAACATCTTTCCAGAGAGGGTTTTTTTCTAATTTTTTATAAGGTTCCATATTTCCGTCTGTTAATAAAATGGCAATTTGATCAGGGTTTTTACTAATAACACCTTCAACAGTCATTTCTATTCTGTGCATAACATCAGTTTCTTTAACTAAATTTTCCTTATTTAGTTCTTTTAATATTGGAGTTGCTATTGCATTTGAGGTTAAAGCTCTAAAAACACCGTTTGGGGTAATGTATCCAATTAAGACTGTTTTTTTCTTTGATTTTTCAGCAACTTTTAATGCATGAGTTCTTATTTTTTCATAGTGTTCAATAATTCCTGGTACTTTATTTTCAGTATTTGTAATTTTTGCAAGTGTATGCAAATTCTTTATTTGCTCTTTAGGATCACCTAAAATACCATTCATCAAAATTGTTGGGGCAATTTTATTTAATTGTGGTAGAATATTCATTACAAAAGAAGCATCTCCAATAATAAGATCTGGTTTTAATTTAGCAATTGCCTCTAAACTAGGTTCATCCCTTGTTCCTACACTGGCTATGTCTTTGATGAATTCTTGCAAATGGGCTGGATCCTGTCCTTCTGTGTTATCACTTTTACCCATTCCTATTGGCTTGACTCCAAGTAGTTTTAACTCATCTAAAATACCAAATTCTAAAACTATGATACGTTCAGGTTTTTTTTGAATTGTTACTTTACCATTTTCTCCTGATACTTGGGTTGGATAAATTGTCGCAAAACTGCTAAAGGAACAAAAAGATGCGCATAAAGAAAGCATTGTAGCAACTAATTTGAATTTCATAAGAAGTCCTTATTTCCAATAAAATCATAATGTTTATTAGATAATGATAATCATTATCAATAATGTAAATTATTAATTCACTCTTGTTTAGAAGTCAATTTTAATACCCAAAATTATTAACTAATATTTATCTATTTAAAATTATGAGAATAGATAATTTGTGTATTAAATATTTTAATAAATGTATTGTTATTTTTTTTAAATACAAAAAAATATCACTATTGCAAAAAGTTATAATTTATTTGATTAATTATTCAAAAAAACTTTATATTTATTCATTATCCTGAAAAAAATCTAATAACTCTGCGGCACATAATTCTGGTGCTTCATCAAACAAAAAGTGTCCAACTTTTTCAAGCTTTCTTACTCTTGCGTTTGGTAGTAACAGCTTCCAAAAATTCATTGATTTTAAAGTAATTAATTTATCAGCTCCTCCCCATAGTAACAATGTTTTAGCACCATTTAATTTACTTAATTGATTTTCTATTTTCCAAATAATATCATTTTCATTTACTAGTGCTTGCGCAAAACCCCAAGTACCATGTCGCTCTGATGATGTTTTAAATTTACTAATATATTTATTGTGTTTTTCAGCATCTAAGGGACTAAATTCACCCCACGCAAGTTTTACAAAAAATCTGGGCGAAAAATTTTTTTCTAAATACAAGTAGCGTGCTACTTTAGATGACATCAATGATCGCATCCAAAAAGGAAAATATTCTATTTTACTCATCTTCCATGCCCAAGAATTACTTATTACTAGATTAGATACTTTATTTAAATTATCAATTATATAAGGTAATGCGATAATCCCGCCAAAATCATGAACTATAATGTTTAAGCTAGATAAGTTTAAAAATGACATAAATTCATTAAAATTATTTTGATGATCCTTAATAAGATAGGAGTAATTGCTAGGTTTTACTGATTCGCCAAAACCAATATGATCACATGCAATTATTCTGTAATTTTTTTTTAAAATCTGTATTAAATTAATAAATTCATCTGAAGAACTAGGTGTTCCATGCACAATAATAATTGGAAAACCTTCACCAATATCTTTGTAATTCATATCTAATCCGTTAGAAAGTTTAAAAGTAGGCATAAAGATGTCAACCTTTTTTAGAAGAGTATTTTTCAATTATAGGATATTATAGAGAATAGTGAAGCCAAATAGGTAAAATATTGTTTAAATAATTCATAAATTTCCGTGCAGACTATTTTTTACCTATTTTGCAGTAGTGCCTTTTAATCCATTATTATCATTTAGAATAGTATCATTATAATTTAAAGCATAGCAAAGCTGTGATTTATAAAAGTTAATTACTTTAGTATTTTTCACAATTTTATAAAATATTTCGAAGTGCAAGTACACTCGTGTTACTTGGAGCACGGAACCATTTTTTTCCAAAAACACCAGCACAAAAATCAGGATCAATCCAAAGTATTTTATTGGGAGTAATAGCTTTATCTATCAATTTTCCTACTCCAGCAATTCCTGCAGGACCAACTCCTATTACAGCCCAAACATATTCATTTGTAAAAATAATAATTCCTCCGTTAGTTT of Pigmentibacter sp. JX0631 contains these proteins:
- a CDS encoding SDR family NAD(P)-dependent oxidoreductase, with amino-acid sequence MKIKVNWYGKEYPQDWEFFAECEEGKNIDISGKNGSESKKTAPSPKELVLQGMASCTAIDVISTLKKMRQVVESFTVECSAAQTEIHPKIFKESTLTYKLTGKNLEIEKVIHCIFLSFTKYCGVHAILEKSGCNIKPQIFINDKLIDLWDPQNKTQIKLQEWYENFGKNCSKGVALVIGTSRGIGKELVFKLEKEGYAVLPAGRTSFNFENENIFDSLFLDITKPYTTDYVKNLLIKTKIKISLLVQNAGISSTDLVQDDVNALQLTMHELRHVYDTNVFGIIESTNNLISVLEASAKVILVSSTMALRERDSFLTSVYRMTKRTINQYVRQAAMQITHEQRDVSIFALHPGSVKTDLNPSGKISVEESTTQIMEILADNFALNLKNNNGEFWIYDTEAKTWKIKF
- a CDS encoding competence/damage-inducible protein A, with protein sequence MQSAGLLITGNEVLSAKTKDTNGPFMGMHLRKIGMAVTASMMCGDNETELLDCLDYLAKKSDVILMTGGLGPTSDDLTAQVVAKFFGISTEFNTEAWNSCTDFFIKAGRKEIPESNKKQAFLPKNCNLIPNELGTAVGFVVAGEKNGKRIKVFSMPGVPYEMEKMFLRHVLPELEDKSFFPVVKYWQVFFMGESFMQNAINTAEKNLQLRFPNSSVSYQAHPYYVSYSVTIFADSVEKKQNYEEFLNNEFNYEVEKAFQDNILFSEDKKVSVYLYEKLKQNKLSISFIENTNCGFLSKEFSQFSNDFDVFKGGLVYPSASFITSILNLPSNISILSVSEPEQYLAEVALRMLTLSHSKICLAEIGTLKELNNENKQELASFNFVLAFTKNNFFDFEQIAKTLSVYGWRFLDSYSVKDYFIFGCQIKNNARHSREIQQTRASLFLLCSLAKILSNP
- a CDS encoding ABC transporter ATP-binding protein, coding for MNHIHAKEINFSYSNETFLKNISLTIQAGKMISIIGPNGSGKSTLVKLLAASILPQSGHVFLNELPILKMKRKELAKKIAYLSQSPVAPDDLTVRQLVQYGRYAHQSYFKNTKNNDENIVNWALQVTGLTNFAENCVFELSGGQRQRAWIGMALAQNSQCLFLDELTTYLDIRHQIEILNLLKNINQEQKKTIVMVHHDLNHAIHYSEEIIVMADGKIKAFDKVQNILESKILNSVFNIEFKCFFDQNKRPILFYSHTVA
- a CDS encoding iron ABC transporter permease, producing the protein MLRTKSNKIIFIMIYLLFLIFISIISLKFGIVNYSLKNIFMVLIEKNNVDQSFFILHDVRLPRIIIGAFCGILFAVSGSILQSVFHNPMAAPDILGINSASSFFILINTFYLSKFFAFPNIYFSIFGAILGFLLAIIFTLEKKQILQIRLIIVGIACGVLFKALCQFLVMQTDEKFSAILKFITGTLYHSSWELIEQIFIPGCCFLFLTFLFLKKLDLLLLKDTDSKNLGFSPLPWKLYYIFLALGLSAVAVSGCGSLGFIGLISPNISKLLFGSQHKFNLIGSAFIGASITLLADFFGRIIYPPYEIPVGLITIILGVPYFLFLLKKTSKHN
- a CDS encoding iron ABC transporter permease; the encoded protein is MQVLSSKKYVFLIYLILVLLLISFFIIALSLGPIKLPFKEVIENLFFPSDKLESRLIFDTRLPRAITACLVGSALGIAGMNLQFISQNPMACPSLLGINQGAGLGIVLTLAFYPFCHPIIYLSFSVIGGGIATAFIFYIANKVGLTPLKFILAGQAINALFYALIQAILIFLPTRSGVILINLNGSLAGSSWELLKWTSLPTILVLILNFLNLKNLHLLSFGKTTAHSVGFNYKFNIGFFLFLTVILSSFSVALIGPILFLPLIINHFSKMVVGQNPYFLAPFIALFGAIFILICDSLMKYLFAEKEVAIGLLIAVIGAPILILTSKLKQHKKNA
- a CDS encoding EamA family transporter; this encodes MWITEAIFSAIIFGFASVVMKSSTMRNQIDQYLLWGLYLAGGIFFYTQCYKELYFSTNIFLYVWAVLIGLGSFYGNWFVIKALEVGPASLTAPMLSLNIPLIILMSVFVYHEEIDSIKIAIIVTLFAAIIIVKIDPNEKLVIKENKWFLWVILGSFFLFLREGGLKITQELNLNNTIVLLYSYIFCFILSSTAIIIKEKRLFLANKKSSYKSYNLRYLINIFKEKNRYHAVWYGLVTGLCSGLGLYLYSQALLTGPTSLVALIFSARSLVIVALSYIIHKERLSLFQKFSVILLCLGLSLASFIK
- a CDS encoding NAD/NADP-dependent octopine/nopaline dehydrogenase family protein, translating into MKNIAVIGCGHGGQALAGHLALLGLSVNLYAHPNHLGGIHIVNSKGGIDCQGAVEGFGKLNIITTDLNLAVKDTEIIFICLPVVAHESIFINLLPFLKENHIVVNLSAQFSGIFQKEILNRSNWDKNIIIADVTSFPYACRSESPGQANIVSIKQSMGLASFNHNLSSEVANILNNFFPSNLRVMSSFVEVGLYDPCGVTHPSNVLFNAGRIGNNLEFYFYKDGITKETASFLEKLDYERIEIGNKLNLNLPKFYEVMNEYYNLSFKNIYDFYKFSPIHNKKTFCPMAINHRYITEDVPYSLVPWLTIGEQLGVKCSAMRNIIEISSVLNNTNYFEKGRIIRESHLREFHKCG
- a CDS encoding ABC transporter substrate-binding protein; the protein is MKFKLVATMLSLCASFCSFSSFATIYPTQVSGENGKVTIQKKPERIIVLEFGILDELKLLGVKPIGMGKSDNTEGQDPAHLQEFIKDIASVGTRDEPSLEAIAKLKPDLIIGDASFVMNILPQLNKIAPTILMNGILGDPKEQIKNLHTLAKITNTENKVPGIIEHYEKIRTHALKVAEKSKKKTVLIGYITPNGVFRALTSNAIATPILKELNKENLVKETDVMHRIEMTVEGVISKNPDQIAILLTDGNMEPYKKLEKNPLWKDVRALKENQIYFLDRNVWAKTHGIEAMEIMYKEAETSGFLEAIPQSKKAKLN
- a CDS encoding alpha/beta hydrolase produces the protein MPTFKLSNGLDMNYKDIGEGFPIIIVHGTPSSSDEFINLIQILKKNYRIIACDHIGFGESVKPSNYSYLIKDHQNNFNEFMSFLNLSSLNIIVHDFGGIIALPYIIDNLNKVSNLVISNSWAWKMSKIEYFPFWMRSLMSSKVARYLYLEKNFSPRFFVKLAWGEFSPLDAEKHNKYISKFKTSSERHGTWGFAQALVNENDIIWKIENQLSKLNGAKTLLLWGGADKLITLKSMNFWKLLLPNARVRKLEKVGHFLFDEAPELCAAELLDFFQDNE